A genomic window from Terrisporobacter glycolicus ATCC 14880 = DSM 1288 includes:
- a CDS encoding aconitate hydratase: MGDNLTYKILKKHLVEGELKAGNFVSIKIDQTLTQDSTGTMAYLQLEAMDIEKVKTKRSVAFVDHNMLQQGFENADDHKYIQTVAKKHGIYFSKPGNGICHQVFLERFSTPGDTLLGSDSHTPTAGGVGMIAIGAGGLDVALAMAGNAYNIKAPKVVKVNLIGRLPYMTSSKDIILEVLRQCSVKGGVGKVFEYSGEGVKYLSVPQRSTITNMGAELGATTSIFPSDEKTFEFFKEQGREDDYKELGPDEDATYDEEIIIDLSELEPLAAIPHSPDNVKKVKDLGKIKVDQVAIGSCTNSSYEDLMKVSQILKGKKVHEEVSLVIAPGSRQVMEMLSRNGALGDIISAGARILENSCGPCIGMGQSPGTNSVSLRTFNRNFYGRSGTLSADIYLVSPEVAAVSAIKGELTDPREMKVDFKDLDIKKFIIDDSMIISPVEDFNKVEVVRGPNIKPFPLNTALGEIVNGKVVLKVEDNITTDHIMPSNAKLLPFRSNIPYLSNYCFNTVDEEFPKRAIKNNGGFIVGGDNYGQGSSREHAALAPLYLGIKGVLVKSFARIHKANLINSGIIPMVFECNEDYEKISLEDELEICDLYNGLIENRVKIINHSKNESFYVKVELSPKEVEVVKAGGKLNYTKNLLEKVTC; encoded by the coding sequence GTGGGAGATAATTTAACGTATAAAATATTGAAAAAACATTTAGTTGAAGGAGAATTAAAAGCAGGAAATTTTGTATCAATAAAAATAGATCAGACTTTAACTCAAGATTCAACAGGTACAATGGCTTATTTGCAACTGGAAGCTATGGATATTGAGAAGGTGAAGACTAAAAGAAGTGTGGCATTTGTAGATCATAATATGTTGCAACAAGGATTCGAAAATGCTGATGATCATAAGTATATTCAAACAGTTGCAAAAAAACATGGAATATATTTTTCTAAACCAGGCAACGGAATATGTCACCAAGTATTCTTAGAAAGATTTTCCACACCAGGAGATACATTATTAGGGTCGGATAGTCATACGCCAACGGCAGGTGGTGTGGGTATGATTGCCATTGGAGCCGGCGGATTAGATGTAGCACTTGCCATGGCAGGTAATGCTTATAATATTAAGGCGCCAAAAGTTGTAAAGGTAAACTTAATTGGTAGACTTCCATACATGACTTCATCTAAAGATATTATTTTAGAAGTTTTAAGACAATGCAGTGTAAAAGGTGGAGTAGGAAAAGTATTTGAATACAGTGGAGAAGGTGTAAAATACTTATCTGTTCCACAAAGATCTACAATAACAAATATGGGTGCAGAACTTGGAGCCACGACTTCAATTTTCCCAAGTGATGAAAAAACTTTTGAATTTTTCAAAGAACAAGGAAGAGAAGATGATTATAAAGAATTAGGTCCTGACGAAGATGCTACATATGATGAAGAGATCATAATAGATTTAAGTGAGTTAGAGCCATTAGCTGCTATTCCACATTCTCCAGATAATGTGAAAAAAGTAAAAGATTTGGGAAAAATAAAAGTGGATCAAGTGGCAATAGGAAGCTGCACTAATTCATCTTATGAAGATTTAATGAAGGTATCACAAATTCTAAAAGGTAAAAAAGTTCATGAAGAAGTAAGTTTAGTTATAGCACCTGGTTCTAGACAAGTAATGGAGATGTTATCTAGAAATGGAGCTTTAGGAGATATAATTAGTGCTGGGGCAAGAATACTAGAAAACTCATGTGGACCATGTATAGGTATGGGTCAATCACCAGGAACTAATAGTGTATCTCTTAGAACTTTTAACAGAAATTTTTATGGAAGAAGTGGAACTTTATCAGCTGACATATATTTAGTTAGTCCTGAAGTAGCAGCAGTATCAGCTATAAAGGGTGAACTTACAGATCCAAGAGAAATGAAAGTTGATTTTAAAGATTTAGATATTAAGAAGTTTATAATAGACGATTCTATGATAATTAGTCCTGTGGAAGATTTTAATAAGGTGGAGGTAGTAAGAGGACCAAATATAAAACCTTTTCCTTTAAACACTGCTTTAGGAGAAATAGTAAATGGAAAGGTAGTATTAAAAGTTGAAGATAATATAACAACTGACCACATTATGCCATCAAATGCAAAATTGCTACCGTTTAGAAGTAATATACCTTATTTATCTAATTATTGTTTTAATACTGTAGACGAAGAATTTCCTAAAAGAGCAATAAAAAATAATGGTGGATTTATAGTTGGAGGAGATAATTACGGTCAAGGTTCTTCAAGAGAACATGCAGCACTAGCTCCTTTATATTTAGGAATAAAAGGAGTACTAGTAAAAAGTTTTGCAAGAATTCACAAAGCTAACTTAATCAATAGTGGAATAATACCAATGGTATTTGAATGTAATGAAGATTATGAAAAAATAAGTTTAGAAGATGAATTGGAGATTTGTGATTTATATAATGGTTTAATAGAAAATAGAGTAAAAATAATAAACCATAGTAAAAATGAAAGTTTCTACGTAAAAGTTGAATTATCACCGAAAGAAGTAGAGGTTGTAAAAGCTGGAGGTAAATTAAACTATACTAAAAACTTACTTGAAAAAGTAACTTGCTAA
- a CDS encoding isocitrate/isopropylmalate dehydrogenase family protein, with protein MYKVTLIPGDGIGPEVTKAMVKVVEASGVKIDWEEVEAGEALIEKYDTAIPDHVIESIKKNKIAIKGPITTPVGKGFKSVNVALRQSLDLYVNLRPIKSFKGIKSRYEDVDLVIVRENTEDLYAGIEHKIGDYGAESIKLITKPACERICEFAFQYAKNNNREKVTGVHKANIMKLSDGLFLNTFKEVSEKYDVNSDDLIVDAAAMNLVLNPEKYDVMVMPNLYGDILSDLCSGLVGGLGIIPGANIGKDYAVFEAVHGSAPQIANQNIANPTAIIQSAIMMLKYLGEVEYAKKIECGLEQVFLKGEKLTVDLGGNASTDEFTEEIIKYL; from the coding sequence ATGTATAAAGTAACGTTAATACCAGGAGATGGAATAGGTCCAGAAGTTACAAAAGCCATGGTTAAGGTTGTAGAAGCTTCAGGAGTTAAAATAGATTGGGAGGAAGTAGAAGCTGGTGAAGCTCTTATTGAAAAATATGATACTGCTATTCCAGATCATGTTATAGAATCAATAAAAAAAAATAAAATAGCAATAAAAGGTCCTATCACAACACCTGTAGGCAAAGGCTTTAAAAGTGTAAATGTTGCACTAAGACAAAGTCTTGATTTATATGTAAACTTAAGACCTATAAAAAGTTTTAAAGGAATAAAGTCAAGATATGAAGATGTAGATTTAGTAATTGTTAGAGAAAACACTGAAGATTTATATGCAGGAATTGAACATAAAATTGGAGACTATGGAGCAGAAAGTATAAAGCTGATAACAAAGCCAGCATGTGAAAGAATTTGCGAATTTGCCTTTCAATATGCAAAGAATAATAATAGAGAAAAAGTAACAGGTGTTCATAAAGCAAATATAATGAAGCTTAGCGATGGATTATTTTTAAACACTTTTAAAGAAGTTAGTGAAAAATATGATGTAAATTCAGATGACTTAATTGTAGATGCAGCTGCTATGAACCTTGTTCTAAATCCAGAAAAATATGATGTAATGGTAATGCCTAATTTATATGGAGATATACTATCTGATTTATGCTCAGGCTTAGTTGGTGGACTGGGAATAATTCCTGGGGCAAATATAGGTAAGGATTATGCAGTATTTGAAGCAGTGCATGGTTCTGCACCACAAATTGCAAATCAAAATATAGCTAATCCTACAGCCATAATTCAATCAGCTATTATGATGCTAAAATATTTGGGAGAAGTAGAATATGCTAAAAAAATAGAATGCGGTCTAGAACAAGTATTTTTGAAAGGAGAAAAGCTAACAGTAGATTTAGGTGGAAATGCCAGTACAGATGAATTTACAGAAGAAATAATTAAATATTTATAA
- a CDS encoding MBL fold metallo-hydrolase, which produces MFLTVLVDNNTIIDEYYIGEPGLSFYIEDDNTKILFDCGYSNVFIENMKKLSLSTDNIDVLVISHGHDDHVGGIKYLAQTKLNQNLKIIGHSLAFNKKIKNNQCISSPLDINEIKNMGEVKLSKEPIKISENIYFLGEIPSTINFEPRYPIGEIEIDNKYEKDYIYDDTALVYKGKEGLFIIVGCSHSGICNIIEYAKKVCNDNRVIGIIGGTHLCEYNDRTKKTLAYFNDNNINKLYLCHCTSFEVKSYIHSSIPIIEVGVGLKLEIN; this is translated from the coding sequence ATGTTTTTAACAGTTTTAGTTGATAATAATACCATAATTGATGAATATTACATAGGTGAGCCAGGTCTTTCTTTTTATATTGAAGATGATAATACAAAAATATTATTTGATTGTGGATATTCAAATGTATTTATTGAAAATATGAAAAAATTAAGTTTAAGTACAGATAATATTGATGTTTTGGTAATTTCCCATGGACATGATGACCATGTGGGAGGAATTAAATATTTAGCACAGACAAAGTTAAATCAAAATTTAAAAATAATAGGACACAGCTTAGCTTTTAATAAAAAAATAAAAAATAATCAGTGTATATCATCACCTTTAGATATAAATGAAATAAAAAATATGGGGGAAGTTAAGTTAAGTAAAGAACCTATTAAAATAAGTGAAAATATTTATTTTTTAGGAGAAATTCCAAGCACTATTAATTTTGAACCTAGATATCCTATTGGAGAGATAGAAATAGATAATAAGTATGAAAAAGATTATATTTACGATGATACTGCATTAGTCTATAAAGGAAAAGAAGGTTTATTTATTATTGTAGGATGTTCTCATAGTGGAATTTGCAATATAATAGAATATGCTAAAAAAGTATGTAATGATAATAGAGTGATTGGTATAATAGGAGGAACTCATTTATGTGAATATAATGATAGAACAAAGAAGACTTTAGCATATTTTAATGATAATAACATTAATAAACTATACCTGTGTCACTGTACATCTTTTGAGGTGAAAAGTTATATTCACAGTAGTATTCCGATAATAGAAGTTGGTGTAGGTTTAAAATTAGAAATTAATTAA
- a CDS encoding class I SAM-dependent methyltransferase, producing the protein MKEKYYDKLLNINTIGNQNWKSTSTHNHPYEPTLYIALEELFQNYKLNENDHIVDFGCGMGRLIFYINYNFQSYVTGVEINERYYEEALINKINYEKKNKKYMHKINFYCDLAQQYEISYLENKFYFFNPFSIQIFSKVIDNILKSFENNMRDIDIIMYYPSNEYLDFLDYKTPFILNKEVNLKELYVKDPKEKFVIYSLKC; encoded by the coding sequence ATGAAAGAAAAATACTATGACAAATTATTAAATATAAACACAATAGGAAATCAAAACTGGAAAAGCACATCAACTCATAATCATCCTTATGAGCCCACATTATATATAGCACTAGAAGAATTATTTCAAAATTATAAACTAAATGAAAATGATCATATAGTAGATTTTGGATGTGGAATGGGAAGATTAATTTTCTATATAAATTATAATTTCCAATCTTATGTTACAGGTGTTGAAATTAATGAAAGATATTATGAAGAGGCTTTAATAAATAAAATTAACTATGAAAAGAAAAATAAAAAATATATGCACAAAATAAATTTTTACTGTGACTTAGCTCAACAATATGAAATTTCTTATTTAGAGAATAAGTTTTATTTCTTTAATCCTTTTTCTATTCAGATTTTTTCAAAAGTTATTGATAATATATTGAAGTCTTTTGAAAATAATATGAGAGACATAGACATAATTATGTATTATCCTTCTAATGAATATCTAGATTTTCTAGATTACAAAACACCATTTATATTGAATAAAGAAGTTAACTTAAAAGAACTATACGTAAAAGACCCAAAAGAAAAATTTGTTATATACAGTTTAAAATGCTAA
- the ymfI gene encoding elongation factor P 5-aminopentanone reductase, whose protein sequence is MSIKKTVLITGASRGIGREMAKLFAKNNYNVVINYNNSEKDAQELLEELTKENYSARIFNADISNVNEANALVNYTIGQFERIDVLINNAGISKYNLFTDISYDEWHDVMNVNLNSVFYVTKKALQYMLPQHCGKIINISSIWGLVGSANEVHYSTSKAAIIGMTKALAKELGPSNIQVNAIAPGVIETDMMKDVDSEIVEMLKDETPLMRIGKPIDIAKCALFLASDGGDFITGQVISSNGGFVIN, encoded by the coding sequence ATGAGTATAAAAAAGACAGTATTAATAACAGGAGCTTCAAGAGGAATAGGAAGAGAAATGGCAAAATTATTCGCTAAGAATAATTATAATGTAGTTATAAATTACAATAATTCAGAAAAAGATGCACAGGAATTGCTTGAAGAGCTTACAAAAGAAAATTATAGTGCTAGAATTTTTAATGCAGATATTTCAAATGTAAATGAAGCAAATGCTTTGGTAAACTATACTATTGGTCAGTTTGAAAGAATAGACGTATTAATAAACAATGCAGGTATTAGTAAATATAATCTTTTTACAGATATAAGTTATGATGAGTGGCATGATGTAATGAATGTTAATCTAAATTCTGTGTTTTATGTTACGAAAAAAGCATTACAATATATGTTACCGCAGCACTGTGGAAAAATAATTAATATATCATCTATTTGGGGACTTGTAGGTTCTGCCAATGAAGTTCATTATTCAACATCAAAGGCAGCAATTATTGGAATGACAAAAGCACTAGCAAAGGAACTGGGGCCATCAAACATACAAGTAAATGCAATAGCACCTGGTGTAATAGAAACTGATATGATGAAAGATGTGGATAGTGAAATAGTAGAAATGTTAAAAGATGAAACACCTCTTATGAGAATTGGAAAACCTATAGATATAGCTAAATGTGCTCTATTTTTAGCCAGTGATGGAGGCGACTTTATAACAGGTCAAGTAATAAGTTCCAATGGAGGATTTGTAATAAATTAA
- a CDS encoding nitroreductase family protein produces MSNLDFIYKRKSVRKFKDEMVPKEAIDKILKAATFAPSARNRQNWHFVVIRDKNKINDLAQDISNKADEYINKLDNEDMKNDLKKMISYYTIFKNAPVLILIYGSTYENDAYNMQKYLGEDEEKLQKLLFPAAPIQNISAAMENLLLAASNMGYGTCWMTGPIFAIDVIENHIDFKKERYELVAMTPLGVPTEEKIIQPSRKSLEEVVTYL; encoded by the coding sequence ATGAGTAATTTGGATTTTATTTACAAAAGAAAAAGTGTAAGAAAGTTTAAAGATGAAATGGTTCCAAAAGAAGCCATTGATAAAATTTTGAAAGCAGCAACATTTGCACCTTCAGCTAGGAATCGTCAAAACTGGCACTTTGTAGTTATTAGAGATAAGAATAAAATTAATGACCTTGCGCAGGATATTAGTAACAAAGCAGACGAATATATAAATAAACTAGATAATGAAGATATGAAAAATGATTTAAAAAAAATGATTTCTTATTATACAATTTTTAAAAATGCACCAGTATTAATTTTAATTTATGGAAGTACATATGAAAATGATGCTTATAATATGCAAAAGTATTTGGGCGAAGATGAAGAAAAACTACAGAAATTACTATTTCCAGCCGCTCCAATACAAAATATATCAGCAGCTATGGAAAATTTATTACTTGCTGCCAGTAATATGGGGTATGGAACATGTTGGATGACTGGACCTATATTTGCTATTGATGTTATAGAAAATCATATTGATTTCAAAAAAGAAAGGTATGAATTAGTTGCAATGACACCACTTGGCGTACCAACAGAAGAAAAAATAATTCAACCGAGCAGAAAATCATTGGAGGAAGTAGTTACATATTTATAA
- a CDS encoding energy-coupling factor transporter transmembrane component T, with amino-acid sequence MAYRFLPAFKDEFEIIKHAYQVRGVVEDKNVFIQIWNTKKYVIPMMATEVRKGMRISMAMETRAFGKYKSRTYYRQLEIKKDEVIVSIFYITVVISITIIFSMAGFTNLGFKFLA; translated from the coding sequence ATGGCATATAGATTTTTACCTGCCTTCAAGGATGAATTTGAAATTATAAAGCATGCTTATCAAGTTAGAGGTGTAGTTGAAGATAAAAATGTATTTATACAAATATGGAATACAAAGAAGTATGTCATACCTATGATGGCTACAGAAGTTAGAAAAGGTATGAGAATATCTATGGCTATGGAAACTAGAGCATTTGGAAAGTATAAAAGTCGTACTTATTATAGGCAGTTAGAAATAAAAAAAGATGAAGTGATAGTATCTATTTTTTATATTACTGTTGTAATTTCTATTACGATTATTTTTTCTATGGCGGGTTTTACAAATTTAGGGTTCAAATTTTTAGCATAA
- a CDS encoding DUF169 domain-containing protein: protein MPFKHKSISYGLPQDKYNNDLIREYCEDLNCILDLERKLVAVKLFFDEEEYNQLQLIEPKNKLSYCCLVEKATRGRYFKARLNHMNCDGGTTALGLEGSNTRIESGKEYFSYNLYSTVATARRVREGVAGLYRTEVKLLE from the coding sequence ATGCCATTCAAACATAAGTCGATATCATATGGTCTTCCTCAAGACAAATATAACAATGATTTAATAAGAGAGTACTGTGAGGACCTAAATTGTATTCTTGATTTAGAAAGAAAGCTAGTAGCAGTTAAGTTATTTTTTGATGAAGAGGAATACAATCAGTTACAATTGATAGAACCAAAAAACAAATTATCATATTGTTGTTTAGTTGAAAAGGCTACAAGAGGAAGATACTTTAAGGCTAGATTAAATCATATGAATTGTGATGGAGGAACAACAGCCTTAGGATTAGAAGGCTCTAATACAAGAATAGAGTCGGGGAAGGAGTATTTTTCTTATAACTTGTATTCAACAGTAGCAACAGCTAGAAGAGTACGAGAAGGTGTTGCAGGCTTATATAGAACAGAGGTAAAGCTTTTGGAGTAG
- a CDS encoding DUF169 domain-containing protein, producing MVIFIINPYQSMRIQQGYVYHTGERIKPTLSSMQGICSEVTVEPYLEGRMNISTLCPSTRFLAKWKMEEMAIGIPFERFTSMVEGVLATINTTDSIKDKKKIAERFKEKNKDCNFITYDK from the coding sequence ATTGTAATATTTATAATAAATCCTTATCAATCAATGAGAATTCAACAAGGATATGTTTACCATACAGGAGAGAGAATAAAACCTACATTGTCATCTATGCAAGGAATATGCTCAGAGGTAACAGTAGAGCCATATTTAGAAGGAAGGATGAATATATCAACTCTATGTCCAAGTACAAGGTTCTTAGCAAAATGGAAGATGGAAGAAATGGCTATAGGAATTCCTTTCGAAAGATTTACGTCAATGGTAGAGGGTGTATTAGCTACTATTAATACTACTGATAGTATAAAAGATAAAAAGAAAATTGCTGAGAGATTTAAAGAAAAGAATAAAGACTGTAATTTTATAACATATGATAAATAA
- a CDS encoding DUF6483 family protein yields the protein MELEKDYILRMVKDLVKSIAHIVLSKSEIEYELPENDDYSRIDYLYVRLLELVNQGKINDAEDMLFDEINTSDMKQFEMAMSFYLYLNDFGDDYLESNDYSRDEISEGIKSICKEYGVSSMVEFLF from the coding sequence ATGGAACTAGAAAAGGATTATATTTTAAGAATGGTAAAAGATTTAGTTAAGTCAATTGCTCATATTGTGCTTAGTAAAAGTGAAATAGAATACGAACTACCAGAAAATGACGACTATTCCCGAATAGATTATTTATATGTAAGGTTATTAGAACTTGTAAATCAAGGGAAGATAAATGATGCTGAAGATATGTTATTTGATGAAATAAATACCTCTGATATGAAACAGTTTGAAATGGCAATGTCATTTTATTTGTATCTTAATGATTTTGGTGATGATTATTTAGAATCAAATGATTATTCTAGAGACGAAATTTCTGAAGGAATAAAATCTATTTGTAAAGAATACGGAGTGTCTTCTATGGTAGAGTTTTTATTCTAA
- the uvsE gene encoding UV DNA damage repair endonuclease UvsE, whose translation MIIRLGYVAIALNLKNITSSSTVTFANYNKLKSEDEKLRKLKRVTFSNIEDLETILKYNIENNIHFYRLTSKLIPLSTHPEVAWNYEKYFSKELKAVGNLIKSSNMRLDAHPDQFNVINSVKDNVVEDTLRNLNHAVDLFDLMKYDDGKLVIHIGSSAGGKDESIHRFISNYKTFPKRIRERLILENDDKVFTVKDVLEICEVIKVPMVVDVHHHNCKNNGEKLKDLLPRIFSTWNSESLPPKIHFSTPKEGEIDRKHADYIDVNDFCRFLDLVKVNVDRDFDVMIEAKKKDQALFKLMNDLRKINYKCKFIDNSTIEI comes from the coding sequence ATGATAATTAGATTAGGGTATGTGGCAATTGCATTAAACCTGAAAAATATTACATCTTCAAGCACAGTGACCTTCGCCAACTACAATAAATTGAAAAGTGAAGATGAAAAACTTAGAAAACTAAAAAGAGTTACATTTTCTAATATAGAAGATTTGGAGACTATATTAAAATACAATATTGAAAACAATATACATTTTTATAGACTAACTTCGAAATTAATACCTTTATCTACTCATCCAGAAGTGGCTTGGAATTATGAAAAGTATTTTAGCAAAGAATTAAAGGCAGTAGGAAACCTAATTAAATCATCAAACATGAGATTGGATGCTCACCCAGATCAATTTAATGTGATAAACAGTGTCAAAGATAATGTAGTAGAAGATACTCTAAGAAATCTTAATCACGCAGTGGATTTATTTGACCTTATGAAGTATGATGATGGGAAATTAGTAATTCATATAGGAAGCTCAGCTGGAGGAAAAGATGAGAGTATACATAGATTTATCTCAAACTATAAAACTTTTCCGAAAAGAATAAGAGAACGTTTAATTTTAGAAAATGATGATAAAGTATTTACTGTCAAAGATGTGCTTGAAATTTGTGAGGTAATTAAAGTACCTATGGTGGTAGATGTACATCATCACAATTGTAAAAATAATGGAGAAAAATTGAAAGATTTACTTCCTCGTATATTTTCCACATGGAATAGTGAAAGTCTACCACCTAAAATTCATTTTTCTACGCCAAAAGAAGGAGAAATAGATAGAAAACATGCTGATTATATAGATGTTAATGATTTTTGCAGATTTTTAGATTTAGTAAAAGTAAATGTAGATAGAGATTTTGATGTTATGATAGAAGCTAAAAAGAAAGATCAAGCGCTATTTAAATTAATGAATGATTTAAGAAAAATTAATTACAAATGTAAGTTTATAGATAATAGCACAATAGAAATATAA
- a CDS encoding DUF4363 family protein, with product MKSSYFVIAWTVVFIILGLFNHEKINEFSSNYIDQINVIEEKIKEDKWDQASYILKDTKMDLEEEKNVWYKLINHGYFNEIFASLEVLNQSICLEEKMISLQEIEKVKMVLENLMEDECYNLNRIF from the coding sequence ATGAAATCCTCTTATTTTGTAATTGCATGGACAGTAGTGTTCATCATATTAGGATTATTTAATCACGAGAAAATCAATGAGTTTTCTTCAAATTATATAGATCAAATCAATGTAATAGAAGAAAAAATAAAAGAAGATAAATGGGATCAAGCTTCATATATTTTAAAAGATACTAAAATGGATTTAGAAGAAGAAAAAAATGTGTGGTATAAGCTAATAAATCATGGTTACTTTAACGAAATATTTGCATCACTTGAAGTTCTAAACCAAAGCATATGTCTAGAAGAGAAAATGATAAGTCTTCAAGAAATTGAAAAAGTAAAAATGGTTTTAGAAAACCTAATGGAAGACGAGTGCTATAATCTTAATAGAATTTTTTAA
- a CDS encoding DUF421 domain-containing protein: protein MLVVFIRSIILYIAVLVSLRIMGKGEIAEMNCFDLVITLLIAEVASTPMENNDIPMLYGIAALTGLVFMQTLISILGLKSKLIGRIVSGKPSILINKGKIDYNALKKEKITINELLEQLRVQGYFNIRYVQYAILETDGNLSVVPTTTYNTTPNREYNHLPISLIQDGQILKNNLKLIGKDDEWLLNILKSNHINDVKDVLICVLDEYDKIFIQKKYE from the coding sequence ATGTTAGTTGTATTTATTAGAAGTATAATACTATATATTGCCGTTTTAGTTTCACTAAGAATTATGGGTAAAGGTGAAATAGCCGAAATGAATTGTTTTGATTTAGTTATAACCTTATTAATAGCAGAGGTAGCATCAACACCTATGGAAAATAATGATATTCCTATGCTTTATGGAATAGCTGCTTTAACGGGTTTAGTTTTTATGCAAACATTAATTTCTATTTTAGGACTTAAATCAAAACTTATAGGTAGAATAGTATCAGGCAAACCTTCCATACTAATTAATAAAGGCAAAATAGATTATAATGCATTAAAAAAAGAAAAAATAACCATTAATGAACTATTAGAACAACTTCGTGTACAGGGATATTTTAATATTAGATATGTTCAGTATGCCATATTAGAAACTGACGGTAACTTAAGCGTTGTTCCAACAACAACTTATAATACTACGCCAAATCGAGAGTATAACCATCTTCCCATCTCATTAATACAGGATGGTCAAATACTTAAAAACAATTTAAAACTAATTGGTAAAGATGATGAATGGCTATTAAATATTCTCAAATCTAATCATATAAATGATGTCAAAGATGTTCTTATTTGTGTATTAGATGAATATGACAAAATATTTATTCAAAAAAAATATGAGTGA
- a CDS encoding C-GCAxxG-C-C family (seleno)protein — protein MIESINIKETVEDAKYIFNNGFACSESVIYAIRKNFKLDLSDDVIAMSSGFPWGLGRAYCICGALAGGTMCLGYFFGRREPNDPKINKCFDLTKEFSDAFVEFAGYQCCGKITEGLDRENNGHKNKCTAIVAMATQKVCEIVCRELEIKIIVN, from the coding sequence ATGATAGAAAGTATTAACATAAAAGAAACTGTTGAGGATGCAAAATATATATTTAATAACGGTTTTGCATGTTCAGAATCTGTTATTTATGCAATTAGAAAAAATTTTAAACTAGATTTATCTGATGATGTAATTGCTATGTCATCTGGATTTCCTTGGGGTCTTGGAAGAGCATATTGTATTTGCGGAGCACTGGCTGGGGGTACAATGTGTCTTGGGTATTTCTTTGGAAGAAGAGAACCGAATGATCCTAAAATAAATAAATGTTTTGATTTAACGAAAGAATTTAGTGATGCTTTTGTTGAGTTTGCAGGATATCAATGTTGTGGAAAAATAACAGAAGGACTTGATAGAGAGAACAATGGACATAAAAATAAATGTACTGCTATAGTAGCAATGGCGACACAAAAAGTATGTGAAATTGTATGTAGAGAGCTGGAAATAAAAATTATAGTAAACTAA